The following coding sequences lie in one Paramisgurnus dabryanus chromosome 16, PD_genome_1.1, whole genome shotgun sequence genomic window:
- the LOC141280858 gene encoding uncharacterized protein: MDKCAACVGPVVAFKWIGLRCKLCSSFWHKSCYFKLYDKQSSMDTSSEEELSDEEYIPQSESQSDSSEDLTTRTETQDQANHPSLLKKVVPSQFSLPVPPLDSYQGKGKQISMAREAEFDLLCHEEDVELDSNSDSDLRREIDVVMSSPSLISEEACSGKLMNAADGSKVQEKGQITSMLESDQCVQSSQISCSANSKNYCYICGKPQSKLARHLKTHMSEFEVGQALSLPVHSKERKAMLQKLRNKGNYQHNTDVLQCGEGALKMKRAPKKEKDAKDFVHCMYCKGMFVRRDLWRHLRKCPSKPRDAGEEQGRTRVLGLATMAESTHSQQISKGVWKLLGAMKHDDISVVVKNDWSILQLAQSFFNKHGHDSTKFEYIRQKLREIGRLLLTLRKEFSIYSLEEAVKPANFYRLIQAVQRVSGYDEESHCYKSPSLALKLGHSLNKICEIIHCRALMSEDKELISSTDTFKKLYSSKWSELISHSALVTMNEARFNKPSTLPFTKDVQCLHQFLEKSAHAAFEKLKETASPQSYAALAKATLARMIVFNRRRAGEVSKMQLKSFQERDSTSLHDDVALGLSRFEQKLCSHFSRVEIRGKRGRKVAVLLSPDMVDALTLLVRRRSECEVQDTNSFLFARPNCLSHYRGQDCIRVFASECGAQHPEFLRSTHLRKHVATLSQVLNLKNNELDQVADFLGHDIRVHRDYYRLPEATTQLAKISKLLLAMEKGCLPDLQGKSLDDIELEDEISVNDSEDSGPDESDAEDDVPAAASSRDVSAAASSRVVSAAGSSHAADMQMPIETAAEVCPESETEIGNPRKGQKVCWSTAEVTAVMKHFKSHITKGKLATLTECQQCKTAEDPILARRTAQNIRDFVRNRGISLKRKTQIK; this comes from the exons ATGGACAAGTGTGCAGCATGTGTGGGACCTGTTGTGGCATTTAAGTGGATTGGACTGAGATGTAAAT TGTGCTCCAGCTTTTGGCACAAGTCCTGCTACTTCAAATTGTATGACAAACAGTCATCAATG GATACAAGTTCAGAAGAAGAGCTGTCAGATGAGGAATACATACCACAGTCAGAGAGTCAGTCAGACAGTTCAGAAGATCTGACAACAAGAACAGAAACTCAGGATCAAGCTAATCACCCCTCACTATTAAAGAAGGTTGTCCCCTCACAATTTAGTTTACCTGTACCCCCCCTGGATTCATATCAAGGCAAAGGAAAACAAATCTCAATGGCAAGGGAAGCTGAGTTTGACTTACTTTGTCATGAAGAGGATGTTGAACTAGATAGTAACTCAGATTCAGATTTGCGCAGGGAAATAGATGTGGTGATGTCATCCCCCTCATTAATCAGTGAAGAGGCTTGTAGTGGAAAGCTCATGAATGCAGCAGACGGAAGTAAGGTGCAAGAGAAAGGGCAAATAACCAGCATGCTTGAATCAGATCAATGTGTGCAGTCATCACAGATCTCCTGTTCAGCAAATAGTAAGAACTACTGTTACATCTGTGGGAAACCCCAGTCCAAGTTAGCACGCCATCTGAAAACTCATATGTCTGAATTTGAAGTAGGACAGGCACTGTCACTCCCAGTCCACTCAAAGGAACGCAAAGCGATGCTACAAAAACTCAGAAACAAAGGCAATTATCAGCACAACACAGatgttttacagtgtggagAAGGGGCTCTTAAAATGAAAAGGGcaccaaaaaaagaaaaggatGCAAAAGACTTTGTGCATTGCATGTACTGTAAGGGGATGTTTGTACGGAGAGATTTGTGGCGTCATTTGCGAAAATGTCCCTCAAAACCAAGGGATGCTGGTGAAGAGCAAGGGAGGACTAGGGTTTTGGGTCTTGCAACTATGGCAGAGTCGACACACAGTCAGCAGATCTCTAAAGGAGTTTGGAAGCTTTTGGGTGCGATGAAGCACGATGACATTTCTGTTGTTGTTAAAAATGACTGGAGTATTCTTCAGCTTGCACAGTCGTTCTTTAACAAACATGGACATGACTCTACTAAATTTGAGTACATCCGTCAGAAACTCCGCGAAATTGGAAGATTGTTGTTGACGTTGCGTAAAGAGTTTTCTATTTACAGTCTTGAAGAAGCTGTGAAACCTGCTAATTTCTATCGACTTATTCAAGCAGTCCAGAGGGTGTCTGGCTATGATGAAGAGAGTCACTGCTACAAAAGCCCAAGTCTTGCACTCAAACTGGGTCATTCATTAAACAAGATCTGTGAAATCATTCATTGCAGAGCACTCATGTCTGAAGACAAAGAACTGATTTCCTCAACAGATACATTCAAAAAGCTGTATTCCTCAAAGTGGTCCGAGTTGATCTCCCACTCTGCACTTGTCACAATGAATGAGGCCAGATTCAACAAGCCATCGACCCTGCCTTTCACCAAAGACGTACAGTGTCTTCATCAGTTCCTTGAGAAGAGCGCACATGCTGCCTTTGAGAAACTAAAAGAGACTGCGTCACCTCAGAGCTATGCAGCACTAGCCAAAGCAACTCTGGCAAGAATGATTGTTTTTAATCGCCGGCGTGCAGGAGAGGTGTCAAAAATGCAGCTTAAAAGCTTTCAAGAAAGGGACAGCACTTCTCTTCACGATGATGTTGCCTTGGGTCTTAGCAGGTTTGAACAAAAACTCTGCAGCCATTTCAGTAGAGTTGAGATCAGGGGTAAAAGAGGAAGGAAGGTGGCCGTTCTTCTTTCACCTGATATGGTGGATGCATTGACGCTGCTGGTCAGAAGGAGAAGTGAGTGTGAGGTGCAGGACACCAACAGTTTCTTGTTTGCTAGACCTAACTGCCTAAGTCATTACAGAGGCCAGGACTGTATTAGGGTCTTTGCCAGTGAATGTGGAGCTCAACATCCAGAGTTTCTGCGATCAACACACCTAAGGAAACATGTGGCTACTCTCTCTCAAGTCCTCAACCTGAAAAACAATGAATTGGATCAGGTTGCCGATTTCTTAGGGCATGATATCCGTGTACATCGCGACTATTACAGGCTGCCAGAAGCCACAACTCAACTGGCTAAGATATCGAAATTACTGCTAGCTATGGAAAAGGGCTGTCTTCCTGATCTTCAGGGAAAGTCCCTTGACGACATTGAGCTTGAAG ATGAGATCAGTGTAAATGATTCTGAAGACAGTGGTCCCGATGAAAGTGATGCTGAAGATGATGTCCCTGCTGCTGCCTCCAGTCGTGATGTTTCTGCTGCTGCCTCCAGTCGTGTTGTTTCTGCTGCTGGCTCCAGTCATGCTG CAGATATGCAGATGCCCATTGAAACGGCTGCTGAAGTTTGTCCAG AGAGTGAGACTGAAATTGGGAACCCACGGAAAGGTCAAAAAGTGTGCTGGTCAACCGCTGAGGTTACGGCTGTGATGAAACACTTCAAATCACACATAACTAAAGGAAAACTGGCCACATTGACTGAATGCCAGCAGTGTAAGACTGCTGAGGATCCCATTTTGGCAAGGCGCACTGCACAAAACATTCGAGATTTCGTACGAAATCGCGGCAttagtttgaaaagaaaaaccCAAATTAAGTGA
- the LOC135762062 gene encoding histone-lysine N-methyltransferase trithorax-like, with protein sequence MSCLETQHLDTKSYVFESEPDENMMRRRRKTNPIEEAIQFSLNNKDKNGFEIRFINDFKGRGVFSCTEFEKGDFLMEYRGDLISKEECERRQKIYHNALKVFMFEFRFNGKFLCVDAARDDGSLGRLVNDDHINPNCRMKTIHVDGKPHLCLFAIRSICPGEEVTYNYGDSEWPWRCKMTVKKQLKQQPQDTATKNVSREMGQVLLDSADCDGRTVALDQTYSEAQHTMDALNTLSQSEVRDEIDESMDLTVCTPAKELEKVTLEKSQLALGNQDCVEKNGGEKNSQLSPVQLLNEDQSFRAPTEGLKQNTTQKEIF encoded by the exons ATGTCTTGTTTGGAAACTCAGCACCTGGATACGAAGTCATATGTTTTTGAGAG TGAGCCTGATGAAAACATGATGAGGAGAAGAAGAAAAACCAATCCAATAGAAGAGGCTATACAGTTCTCCCTGAACAATAAAGATAAAAATGGATTCGAGATCAGATTTATTAATGACTTTAAAG GGAGAGGTGTATTCAGTTGTACTGAGTTTGAGAAGGGAGATTTTCTGATGGAATACAGAGGAGATCTCATAAGCAAAGAAGAATGTGAGCGGaggcaaaaaatatatcataatgCCCTCAAAGTATTCATGTTTGAATTTCGCTTCAATGGAAAATTTCTTTG TGTTGATGCAGCTCGAGATGATGGCTCCCTTGGGAGACTTGTGAACGATGACCATATTAACCCGAACTGCAGGATGAAGACTATCCATGTGGATGGGAAACCTCATCTCTGTTTATTTGCCATAAGAAGCATTTGTCCGGGTGAAGAGGTCACATACAATTATGGCGATTCAGAGTGGCCATGGCGATGCAAG aTGACAGTAAAGAAGCAGTTGAAACAACAACCACAAGACACTGCCACTAAAAATGTATCCAGAGAG ATGGGGCAGGTGCTATTAGACAGTGCTGACTGTGATGGTCGTACAGTGGCTCTTGATCAG ACTTATAGTGAAGCTCAACACACTATGGATGCATTGAACACATTATCCCAGTCAGAAGTCAGAGATGAAATCGATGAATCAATGGATTTGACTGTTTGTACTCCTGCTAAAGAACTGGAAAAG GTTACCCTTGAGAAGAGCCAGTTGGCGTTAGGGAATCAAGATTGTGTTGAGAAGAATGGTGGTGAGAAG AATTCTCAATTGTCCCCAGTGCAATTGTTAAATGAGGACCAGAGTTTTCGTGCACCTACCGAAGGACTCAAGCAG AACACCACACAAAaggagatattttga